In Erigeron canadensis isolate Cc75 chromosome 1, C_canadensis_v1, whole genome shotgun sequence, a single window of DNA contains:
- the LOC122598287 gene encoding uncharacterized protein LOC122598287 produces MKKNPTFFPFFQLDKKMVTLQEPQLDLESGGGCGDVTGRQSEVPEKGRLSFVAVDVENGGEVNILLKDEKDCRICHMSLDVNSEESENGIPIELGCCCKDDLAVAHKHCAEAWFKIRGNRTCEICGSIAKNIAGADEVEMLDQWNEVNGSTPSRAPASGETMATLDARNFWQGHRFLNFLLACMVFAFVISWLFHFNVPS; encoded by the exons ATGAAAAAAAATCCCACCTTTTTCCCATTCTTTCAACTTGATAAAAAAATGGTAACTTTACAAGAACCCCAACTGGACTTAGAATCCGGCGGTGGCTGTGGAGATGTCACCGGCCGGCAGTCGGAGGTGCCGGAAAAGGGAAGGTTATCCTTTGTGGCGGTGGATGTTGAAAATGGTGGTGAGGTAAATATATTGTTGAAAGATGAAAAAGATTGCAGAATATGTCATATGAGTTTGGATGTAAATAGTGAAGAATCTGAAAATGGGATTCCGATTGAATTGGGGTGTTGTTGTAAAGATGATTTGGCTGTTGCTCATAAACATTGTGCTGAAGCTTGGTTCAAGATTAGGGGCAACAg AACATGTGAAATCTGTGGATCAATTGCAAAAAACATTGCTGGTGCAGATGAGGTTGAAATGTTAGACCAGTGGAACGAAGTAAATGGTTCCACCCCATCTCGTGCCCCCGCATCTGGTGAGACCATGGCTACATTAGATGCCCGCAACTTCTGGCAGGGCCACCGGTTTCTCAACTTCTTATTGGCTTGTATGGTTTTTGCCTTTGTCATATCTTGGCTATTCCATTTCAACGTGCCATCTTGA
- the LOC122598277 gene encoding 7-deoxyloganetic acid glucosyltransferase-like, giving the protein MDQNHEQINSTKNALEPHVLIFPLPFQGPVNCALKLAELLCLSGIQVTFLNTDHIHRPLLQHTQVLARFNSYPNFKFETVPDGVEHEKPVSGDRFMEVMEAVDRVSKPLFREMMVSGKFSSRSERPVTLMIPDGCFSFAVEIAKETSIPVICFDTVSPCCLWTCYLNLPTLIEAGDVPFKGDDLDQLIASVPGTENVMRRRDLASFCRTDDISNDPVIELIVKEARSVPQADGLIINTFEELDSLVLPHMRKLCPNVYPIGPLHSLHKARLMPKTTTPSPEATFTNSVWKEDRTCLLWLDKHAPKSVLYVSIGSLATMSVHQLLEIWYGVVNSGNPFLWVRRPGSITGEYDESMVPSELLARTKEIGCIVDWAPQEDVLGHPAVGGFLTHSGWNSTIESIVEGVPMICWPYFVDQQVNSRFVEEVWKIGVDMKDTCDRLIVEKAVRDVMDVKRDVFAKSADTWKILAEESISETGSSSRSVARLIDDIKAMSNAKK; this is encoded by the exons atggaccaaaatcATGAACAAATTAACAGTACTAAAAATGCACTTGAACCACATGTACTAATCTTTCCTTTACCATTTCAAGGACCAGTTAATTGTGCACTCAAATTAGCCGAACTCCTATGTCTTTCGGGCATCCAAGTCACCTTTCTAAACACCGATCACATACACCGTCCTCTTCTTCAACACACCCAAGTCTTGGCCCGGTTCAACAGTTACCCGAACTTCAAATTTGAGACTGTCCCAGATGGAGTTGAGCATGAAAAACCGGTCTCTGGAGACCGGTTCATGGAAGTGATGGAAGCTGTGGATAGAGTGAGTAAACCATTGTTTCGTGAGATGATGGTTTCGGGCAAGTTTAGCTCGAGATCAGAACGGCCCGTGACGTTGATGATACCGGATGGCTGCTTTAGTTTTGCTGTGGAGATAGCTAAAGAAACGTCGATTCCGGTGATTTGTTTCGATACTGTGAGTCCATGCTGCTTATGGACTTGTTATTTGAATCTTCCTACTTTAATTGAAGCTGGGGATGTTCCCTTTAAag GGGATGATTTAGACCAACTTATAGCAAGTGTACCCGGAACTGAAAATGTAATGCGAAGACGGGATCTTGCTAGCTTTTGTAGGACCGACGATATATCCAACGACCCTGTTATCGAACTTATTGTAAAAGAAGCTCGATCCGTTCCTCAAGCAGACGGTCTCATAATCAACACGTTTGAAGAGTTAGATAGCCTAGTACTCCCACACATGCGAAAGCTTTGTCCAAATGTTTACCCCATAGGTCCACTTCACTCGCTCCACAAAGCCCGACTCATGCCTAAAACAACAACACCGTCTCCCGAAGCCACCTTCACAAATAGTGTTTGGAAAGAAGATAGAACTTGTTTGTTGTGGCTAGATAAACACGCTCCAAAATCCGTCCTTTATGTTAGCATTGGGAGTCTTGCAACGATGTCAGTTCACCAGCTGCTCGAAATATGGTATGGTGTGGTTAATAGTGGAAATCCTTTTTTATGGGTGAGACGCCCTGGGTCAATCACCGGTGAGTATGACGAGTCAATGGTTCCAAGTGAACTACTAGCTCGTACAAAAGAAATCGGGTGTATAGTAGATTGGGCCCCACAAGAAGATGTCCTTGGCCATCCAGCTGTCGGAGGGTTCTTAACACATAGTGGATGGAACTCGACCATTGAGAGTATAGTGGAAGGTGTTCCCATGATTTGTTGGCCTTATTTCGTGGACCAACAAGTTAATAGTCGATTTGTGGAAGAGGTATGGAAGATCGGAGTAGATATGAAAGATACTTGTGATCGGTTGATTGTTGAAAAAGCGGTGAGGGATGTCATGGATGTGAAACGAGATGTGTTTGCAAAATCTGCGGATACATGGAAAATATTGGCCGAAGAGTCGATAAGTGAAACGGGTTCCTCATCTAGGAGTGTGGCCCGTTTGATTGATGATATAAAAGCCATGAGCAATGCCAAAAAGTAA